TGGGGTGCAGGACAGACAAAAACATTCCTTCAAGGAGGGAGTCCCAGTAGTTCTGGAAGCGAGGCTGCATGTATttaaccagggcaacactttcccagcgcaGTTCCCCAAATTGCAAAGAAGAGAAGGTCCCAAAAAAGATGCAGAGGTGCAAAAGGCATAAGGTCGGGCACCACTTATCAGTGGCCCTGAAAAACCTCACGtgtgcataaaggagtgcttcaaaatgttccACACTTCTATggattgttcattttttttatttatttaacccattatcataccactactacaaattacactcctagatgaatacCCTAAgggggtagtctccaaaatggggtcacttatgaggggtttctattgtactagtacatcagagcctctgcaaaagCAACACGACACCAAAAAAACAATCTAGCAATTTTTCACTTCGCAGCTTCCGCTACGCGTTCATTTTTGTAAAGCAtgtctggggtcaaaatgttcactacaccccttaataaatgacaAGAGGGGTGTAGATTGCAGAATCGGGTCACcttcttgggggtttcttttattatttcatctTAGAGTCTCTCGAATTTTGGTGTGTAAATCAGACACTCAAATTCACATGGTGCTCTTTATCACCTGAACCCCGTtatatgtagggtgtttctaaaagcaagaaaaagggcataataattagagagctgtcctaTCACCGTGGCACAAGCAGGGCATAACATATTGtgtactgaaatggcatatctatggaaaaattgcagtttttactctgcaacatccactgcactcatttctgcaaaaacgtgtgtggggtcaaaatgctcactacacttctggatgaataccttgaggggtgtagtttccaaaatggagtcacttcttgcgggtttccactgtactcaaGTAACTcagggggctctgcaaatgcgccacaaaccattccagcaaaatctacgctccaaaggccatatggcgctccttcccttctgagccctgccatgagtCAAGCAAcactttacgaccacatatgggtcaTTTCCATACTAGGGAGAACAAGCGTCACAAATtgtattctgttttttttcttttataaactcgtgaaaatttttgtcatttttaattttcaggacccaattctaataaaatcgatgaaacacttgtggggtcaaaattctcaccacACCCttagatgaatgccttgagggatgttgtttccaaaatagggtctctATAGGGGTGTttcttatattttggcacctcaaggcttccacaaacctgaaatggtgccttGAAAGACATCCCAATAAAAGCAGGCCACATATGGGACATTACTAAGAACTGCAAAATCAGGgtcataaatattgagttgcgtttctccgcTAACACcccctgtgttacagaaaaaaagggatTACaattaaatcccccccccccccaatttttttttcacctccacttttctaCAATTCCTGTGCAATGCctaagggttaacaaactttccagaagctgttttgaatactttgaggggggcagtttcttaaatggggtgatttctgggaggtttctaatatataggcctctcaaaaccatttcagaactgaattggtgcctaaaaaaagtaggttttgtaaaaaataattgaaaatgtgaaaaattactGCTAAACTTATGTCTTCTAATGTCCTAAAACATTAAATCATACCAACacaagacatatggaaaatgtaaattatcaactattttgtgtgtatgACTGGCTTACAATCAGAGAAATTACCATTTTAAAACCTGCAAACCTTTCCTAATTTTcattaaattttggtattttttttttatttttttgtaaattctttatttatttgcttttttttttatttttcaaacatggtattttgttttttttacaaataaacacaacGTATGGCCCAAAATTAGaacgtgtcacgaaaaaacaaactctgaatcacttggataagtaaaaccattaCAAAGTTATGTTGACATAAATGTACACATGTCAGACTTGATGAAGATCCAAGTTCTGGGTCAAAACGCGTAGCACACtagtattatttttattgttttattttatttgtgtttaCCGTTTTATTATACAAATGAAATAAACCTGGAATTTTTATCCAAACGGGAAATGAGTGAATCGGTTTTTACCTAAACGGAAGGGGTACCTTGAATTATACCTTGCATATACAGGAGCGCCTCGTGAAGGAGTGATCTTTTTCTATACAATCCATTGGACATGTCAGACTTGAAAATGGGTCTGAccccacaaggccaaaactggctgtgtccttaagaggttagaTAAATGGACCGGGTTGGCCGCTCCAAGCGCCTGGTATAAATATTCATCCACTATGGCAGATCTATGTGCCTTATCCTACAGACTTTGTGTTTATGGATGACCTTTCTGAAAAGGGATCCCTAACAGGTCAGGCATTCAAACACATGGAGGGGGTGTATGTGAACCCAACGTACTTCTTCACCTCCCCACCATGACCACCACATCCATTAAGGTCCAGTACAAGGATGGTAGAAGGGCTGTACCTACTTTGGAAGACttagtatgttcacatgggtcgGATTTCACGCATTTGCAACTATGACATGTGGTTGAGATCCATCTGTGCCAAGTGCTTTTTGAAGTAGCCAACATATGGCCATTGGAGGAACAAATTGCCCCTGATTGTTTATGTGGGTACACGTAGAAGTTGTTAAGCAGGTTCCAGGAGTGTGGTATAACATGACCCTCTCTCTACCGTCACACTGGTACTAGTTAAGATTGTTTGGTGACTGAGACCTGGATGAGTATGATCTCAATCGACTGAGACACCTCTCAAAGGTGCTGGCAGAGCTGCATGATTAGAGACCCTAATACTGTCTTACAATGGTGTAATGTTATCGTTTGAGTGTAGTAAGGATGCAAACGTTAGTGTATACTGTCTCATGGACAACACTCTGCTACTGCAGTGACCCCTCCATTGTCTAAAAAATCTCGACCAGCACGATACAATTTAACATTTGCGATTTTCTACCAGTGTGACTCAAGATTTCACTTTCATGCAGGATCCTCCATGAGATTATGGTTCTTTTCCTTACTGACCCGCCGTGGATGGACGAGAACAGGAACACGATGGTTGAAAGGATATTAAAACTTACCCTAGAGATTATATACCTGGTGACTGGAGAGGTAAAGTATTGTGGAAATTATGTCATATCACATCTCTCTTGATAAAGCGGGCACATGACCTAAGAGGTGAGGGATACTGGTAATTTGTCATGTTAATAAACAGGGATATGACCAATGTGGTTTGGCTTTTATCGTCACATGGCATCACTCTTATCTCTGTTAATACAACAAGGAGTGGCTGAGGGAGTGTGTATATGTACTTTGTGGTGACAGTGCGTTTCTCCATACACAGGATTACACGGTAATAAGGAAGACATCTGATAAATATGTGACACCCAAGAACCAACCCCATGTATCAAGATGTTGCAGCAAGACCCAGAGCCCCATCATTGTACCTCCGCCTCATTCGGTGATACATGAGAGAAATAATAAGAAGATCCTAGAACTTACTAACAAGATCACGGAGCTGTTGACGGGAGAGGTGAGGAATTCTGGGACATCATACAGTAACACCAAGGGAGTAGTCTAGAGGTTGACTATACcgttgtgtgtcaggttcctgtaAGGTGTCGGGATGTTGCTGTGTATTtcaccatggaggagtgggagtatttaGAAGTTTACTATATcgttgtgtgtcaggttcctgtaAGGTATCGGGTTGTTGCTGTGTATTtcaccatggaggagtgggagtatttaGAAGTTTACTATATcgttgtgtgtcaggttcctgtaAGGTATCGGATTGTTGCTGTGTATTTCACCATGGAGGAGTGAGAGTATTTAGAAATGTACTATATTGTTGTGTATCAGGTTCCTGTAAGGTATCGGGATGTTGCTGTGTATTttaccatggaggagtgggagtatttagaaggacacaaggatcagtacaaggacgtcatgattgaCAATCACCATCCCCTCTCTTCAACAGGTAAGGGGAAACTTTCAGTGATTGTTCAGAGAAGAATTTAGGGTACCCATCGTCTAATCATCTCATATAAACTATGTTTTTAgtcattgtgttttgtttttttacagatagaccAAGTAAGAGAAATTCATCGGAGAGATGTCCTAATTCTATCTGTCCACAGGACtatccagagaatcatcaggtagattaaGTTGAGATCTCACCAAATTATATTTGATCATTAAAGGAGCTATGAGGACCTCTTGTTCAGTCTTAGGGTCAACAACTcgatgatcggtgctcgtttgctcctttcacgaaGATTGATTAGTTATGTATGTggatgagcgatcattactacgatcgcttgtcctcatacgtttccatcatgtcggcagcacatcgtagttgacacagggagatgtgctgccgacaacgataatatttagtgCTGGATAAACAATAAGgtccagctgatgaacgagcgttagcTCGTTAATCGGCTGATCATTTCCTTGTTTACACAAAGCAATGAGAATGAGTGGTCGTATGAACGGGAACGAGTGGTCGTATGAACGGGAACGAGTGGTCGTATGAACGGGAACGAGTGGTCGTATGAACGGGAACGAGTGGTCGTATGAACGGGAACGAGTGGTCGTATGAACGGGAACGAGTGGTCGTATGAACGGGAACGAGTGGTCGTATGAACGGGAACGAGTGGTCGTATGAACGGGAACGAGTGGTCGTATGAACGGGAACGAGTGGTCGTATGAACGGGAACGAGTGGTCGTATGAACGGGAACGAGTGGTCGTATGAACGGGAACGAGTGGTCGTATGAACGGGAACGAGTGGTCGTATGAACGGGAACGAGTGGTCGTATGAACGGGAACGAGTGGTCGTATGAACGGGAACGAGTGGTCGTATGAACGGGAACGAGTGGTCGTATGAACGGGAACGAGTGGTCGTATGAACGGGAACGAGTGGTCGTATGAACGGGAACGAGTGGTCGTATGAACGGGAACGAGTGGTCGTATGAACGGGAACGAGTGATCGTATGAACGGGAACGAGTGATCGTATGAACGGGAACGAGTGAccgtatgaacgctcgtttgcctgattatTGACTCCTGTAAAAGGGCTTTTACTTCATTAAATTGAATGTTGTTATATCTGATTTGTTTATTGCATAGGGTTGAGTCAGGCAGTTGTAAATACTCCCGCCGTGAAAATtgtgttattataattattactCGTTTACAATCCAGTTTCTACAACgatctgctgtgctgtaaattcaTTGTTTCACCTTTTCAATCAGGGTAAAAATCTGACTGATACTAAAGCGGATACTAAACTAATCATAGAAGAAGAAACGAATACATGGGGCGATCCGCTTTGTAAGGAGGAGGAAGTTCCAAAAGATATCATCCCAGGTGAGTAATAACCATTAAATATGACTTCACAGCCGGTGATTTGGGTGCGTCTGAAAAGGATTAATCTTTTTCCACTCAGGTTATAAGTTGAGCATAAATCCGACCCCAACACAGCTTGCACACCCCAGAAAAACCACTCGATCCCAACCGCCTACCAAGTTCTGTGCCTGTTCTGCTGCAGTGTAATCTCAGCTGCTGGATAGCACTAGCTCGGAGTttgacttttgtatttttttatcagCCATCTTGCTCTTACCGAATATACTGTAAATAAggctccttttacactggccaattttggcagTAAAAATGAgtgccaatcaatgagacagctcgttgatcgacgctcgtttgctcctctcacaaggatctatgtatgaggatgagcgcttgttactacgatcgttcgtccccatgcattaccatcatgttggcagcacatctcgctatttacacagggaggtgtgctgCCGACACTGTTAATATTTTGTGCagcataaatgatacgatcagccgatgattgggaacgagcattcACATGCCCATGTAGATAAGAAATTAGTCTACTGCCCTGCTCTACTTTTCATTTTACCACTAATATAAGTGTTTTTTCTCACTTCATCGACCGCTCACGACATTCGCAGAATTATATACATCGGCTGCCTATATTAATCACAAATAGATAATGTATTTAGTAACTCTGTATTTTTCCTGCAGATGTATACTTCAAGAGAAATACACCAGAAGAACGTCCCAATCCTCTTTATTCCAGGGATTCTTCAGGAGAAAATAATATTGCATGGGATCAGGTAGATGACTGTAGAGGAGCTGTGATGAACTCTGGTTCAGTCTCATTTCATTAAATTCCGCTAATACATTGTATTATGCAGTAGCCCGTACAGACGGTGGCCATGAGCATCGCTGTGCAGGGGACACAGTGTAATACCAGTGGAGAGCTATGGTCCCTTAtttgggatcggtgggggtcctagaaTTGAAACCACTACCAATTACCAACTGATGCCATTTCTTAGCGCTATTCCGTCACTTtcagactggaaaacccctttatgttaAATACATAGAGAGAAAATGGGCAGAATGTGCGTGCACATATGTTCTACTACAGGGGTCAGCAACAgtcagcactccagctgttgtgaaactacaactcccagtaggcACTGACAGCAAAAGTCTTTCTGAAGTTTGCTGACCCCTGTTCTACTATCATGTCATATTTTGTTATCATGGTCGTTACTAAggttccttttacaccggcccattttgcccgtgtaaaagagcgctgatcaacgagacagcttgttgatcagtgctcgttggctcctttcacaaggcactatgtatggggacaagcactcGTTACGATGATTGTTGCCCCCAAACATTTGTATCaggttggcagcacgtctccgttTACATAGGGGGATGTGCTGTCGATAACATTTTAGGCTGCAGAAATGATacggtcagccgatgaacgagcgtttgctcgttcatcagccgatcattgccctgtttacacaggagaaTGATCAGGAATGATCATTGGCCCACGTAAAAGGGCCCTAACTTTCAGTCCTGTCTGGTTCTGCTAAAATTCTTCTATTGTCTGCTGAATTGCTTGTTATTTGTTTTACCTTTTGAATCAGGCTAAAGATCTGACTAACATTAAAGTTGTCGTAGGAGAAGAACAGACGTATGTGCGGGATCATCCGTCATGTAAGGAAGACAAAATTTCAATAGATATATGTCCAGGTGAGTAATAACCATGCGCGGGGATTCGGGAACCATCATCCCGCATTAGATTCTCCACCTGACGTGTCGTTCTATGCGACTAGAATCCATCCATCATTTCATCATTCTCTCCTCCTTGTATATGAGTTAGAATAGGACTCTGTACGATACATTAGGTAAATGGTTATAGTTTTAATTAGTCAGGTTTAACAATAAGAACAGAATACCATAAATTGGATATAATATAATTTGTGTATTTTGTGATTTCAGATGATGTAGGTTAGATTTCCCAgttagacttgtttttccagttgAATCTGTAGTCGGGTGGCTGGTTAGGTTGAGTTTTAAAGAGAGATTATTGTATGTAGCGAGTCTTGGATATTGTACACATCCCGTACATAATGCCCTAAACATGGTTTTTGTTTAGCTAAACCCTTCAGGTTCTGATAGAGAAAGGAAAAAGTAATGCATTTGATATGTACAGCGAAAATCCAAATGGGCCGAGGGTCTGATTCCTACCATAAGGTGTAGTGTAATGAACTACTAGTGATCCGTGTCGAACGAAGGAAATGCCTCTGAAGTCAAGTTAATGTTCGATCAGCACTGGTTTTATTACCCAACAATACAACACAGAAGCACTCGTTGTGCATTTTATGAACCAAAAATACTTTAatgttgtaatgataggggtagggaaacggacaagtgagccctaatctacccgccactctgtccctgcctacttgcaacgacccgccctaggcgacggggtacaactgggcggcggtccctacgctcagtaagtgcacgagacaaaacatacaagggaatataaagcaaagggaaaggggcagttgcccacggcaacaccgtgagcaacagagtggtgaatgagccaagtcaaaccaggagagcacgaggtaccaaacgcagagcagaagagtagtcagaaagccagggtcagaatggagcaggatcaaattgttaggagctgtagctgggccaggaaacaacacagaaagaatcacaagcaaggaggaacaggaaaggcaggtataaatagacagagggcgggagctagctccgtctggccaggctgcgataggctctcccactcctaagcctgccagcctgagtggtggaagctggagtcagtctcagagagataaactcaggtgaagactgattacctaaggaagttaaccccgaagctgtgcctggcagatcctttacaaatgtaTTAACCTATTCTGCCCCGATGGCTCCCCGGGATAGGGTGGCAGGACTCAACCGGACTACAGTATGGGGGTGGTTTTTTACCACTAGTCAGACTGACCTCATAGCTCATTTTAACATAAAACCAATCTATAATAATAAAATGTCACGTATCTAAGTTACTACTCCTGAAAGAAAAAGCCTCTGTAATACCCACTGTTTTAccgtgatttttttgggggggattgtaAAGAATAAAAAGATGCACACACACTGTTTACTTTAACAATAAAACAAAacgtaaggcccttttacacgggcctatgatcgggcaaacaatcattcatatgaacgctcgttcaatATAGTCAAAATGTAGTTATTCGATTATCTAAAGACATTCAATAtacatatttaataaaaatataatttcccCATGACCCATACCAACAGCTCAAAAAAGCGAATAACCGCAATGCTGTAGAGTCGACGATAACCAAAACGATccaacacaatgttttttttcaccTTCGAAAACCAGCATTGTATCCTTTGTTGGTGCAGGTCAGATGAGGCCAGACAGAATTATGTGTATCGTATGTACCACATGCAGTAATCTGCATAAGAAGAGCAAGTGTCACCAGTTGGCAAGACAGCATATGGACTAACCTAGGCAAGAGGGTTTGTTGAGGATTGGGAATAAGTGGCATAGGTatgggtcctcttacatggctcgacgtgggccgtgtcaacgagcgccgatcaatgagaccgctTGTTGATcgacgcttgtttgctcctttcacaaggagccatgtatggggacgatagctcgttactacgatcgttcatccccatacatttctatcatgtcggcagcacatcgttgtttacacagggagatgtgcagctggcaacgataatattttcggttGCATAAACGATAGAATCAGCCGAGGAACGAGCgtttgtttatacagggcaatgattgggagcgAGCACTCTGTGAACACCCGATAATTGtcccgtgtaagaggaccttatcACTGACTCTGTTTCACATGCTCATGGTAACACCAATTTAGGTTTCTAGAAAGTCTAGATGGTCAGTATCCTCTCTGAATGCCGTTTGTTAATATAAGTTGGCTTCCGAGCCAAGAAaatttatagttaaaaaaaaaaatcatcagagGGAGCCTGTAAAATGTGCAGTATCTGTTCTAGAACATTCATCTTGAAGATGAAACTGCAGACGGGCCAGGTAAATGTGCCTCTTGCCCAACAATCCATCCTGTTTTAAGGGGGATtcccacgcggcagattttgttgcagaaatatctcCGACTGAAAAACAGTTCCATTCACCTGTATgaagttgtttctgcagcaggtacatGGTTTTCTGCACGTCCCATTCAGAAGAAttgaacagattttcagttgcagaaatttctgcaacaaaatattCCGCATCATAGTCCACCCTAACATCTGCAGAAAGAGTAAATGTCATAGAGCGGGGAGAGTTCGGACACATTTGGGTAGGCCTTTAGCTCGGTCATTAAATTTGGCTGTAAAATTTGCAGATGAGCGATTAAGAAAAGGTGGTCATGTACTTATACAGCTAAGCATTTGTGCCCCCTCCTCCCCGAATACGATACTTCTGATATTCTGGCAAGATGTAATCTAACACAAGGATACAGATAAGCAAAGAAAGATTATAGGGAATGTTTGGAGAATGGTACCATTAACATTCAGAACATAGGGACCTAGAAATAAGCGAGTCCAGGCCAAGGTGTTCTTGGCTTAAGCTCATGAAGCTTTAAATATGAATGTAGATACAAAATCTACAGTGTTGCAGAGTTATAGAACTTAGTGTGTGTTTTTTTCGAGCAGACGACAACAGCAGCATCTGGGAGAGCCAACTTCTTATATCTCCAAATTGTAAAGTAGAAGAAAACGATATCACACTAGATATTTATGGAGAACACTTCATTACCACCGATATACCCTCAGTCCTTTACAGCAAAGGTCCATCATCTGATCGATACAGTCATGAGAATTCTTCTGCTGAGTTATTTGAGATTTCAAAACAAAGTATGGGCCACAAGGAGGTTAAAATATTTCCATGTCCTGAATGTGGAAAACAGTTTAAAAAGAAATCTAATCTATCCATGCACAAGAGGATTCACAGCGATGAGAGGCCATTTTCATGTTTGGATTGTGGGAAATGTTTCACCCAGAAATCGGATCTTGTTACACACCAGAGAATTCACACGGGAGAGAAGCCATTCTCTTGCATGGAATGTGGAAAATGCTTCACCCAGAAATCGGCTCTTCTTGAACaccagagaattcacacaggggagaaaccatattcatgctccgaatgtggaaaatgttttacacagAAATCTGTTCTTGTTAAGCATCAGAGGACTCACACGGGAGAGAAgccatttttatgttttatttgtgGGAAGAGTTTTACCCAGAAGTCAATTCTCGTTCAGCATCAGAgaactcacacaggggagaagccatattcatgttctgaatgtgggaaatgttttaacaATAAGTCGGGTCTTATTACCCATGagagaactcacacaggagaaaagccatttccatgttctgaatgtgggaaatgtttcaaAAAGAAATCTAATCTTAATAAACATGAAAGGATTCACAGAGatgagaagccattttcatgttcacaTTGTGGGAAATCTTTCACAGAGAAATCGCAACTTAATAAGCACCTGAGAATTCACacgggggagaagccattttcatgttcagaatgtgggaaacgtTTTACGCAGAAATCACATCTTATGAACCATTACAGGGTTCATACAGGAAATAATTATCTTCAAAATGCGGATTTTTCACAAATAATATTAGAATGATGTAATGATAATAATATGTAGAGAATTAAAAGGGACTCTCCGTGCCATATGAGGATATTACTGTGCAAGAAATGGGTCCAGGTTCCACCGTCTCCAGTCCAACAAAGAATAGTCGCTGCACCAGAATGTCACAAACGTAATTCTGTCTTTATTCCGTCAACGGTTGCAAATATAGTGCAGGTAAAGTTTCAGCCATGtaataattaaaaatataatttatattattggtgggtcttttttttttgtgtggtccTCCTGAATTTTTTCTATGCTTTAATCTTAAAATGACTCCTGATTAATATTCTTAAAGAATTTCTTTCCTAGCAAAACTTCTTGAATACAGTAATTTCTATATGCAAATAGCCGTGTCAGAATGGACCCACGTTCTGACTGGTATTGAATATTTTTTGACAAACCCCATATAAAGAGAGCtacttgtttaaagaggctctgtcaccagattctcaaatccctatctcctattgaatgtgatcggcgctgcaatgtagataacagcagttgtttgttttttttttaaacgatcatttttgcccaagttatgagcaattttatatttatgcaaatgaacttTTCAatcacaactgggcgtgttttctcgttttaccaactgggtgtgtattgtgtttttaccaactgggcgttgtgaatagaagtgtatgacgctgacaaatcagcatcatacacttctcatcgttcccacccagcttctttcactgcagacacacagcgtgacgtcacccacaggtccttcaactttggtgtcggaagagagaagacacatcagctccaggcgtcagagagtacagttgaatctgcagcagcatcaccatgtgcaggtaagcatagcaaactccctagagacgagcatattaccttcTCGGACAGCTGGAGCcaatgtatcttctctgtccgactccaaggttgaaggacctatgGGTGACGTCACAGGGCATCAGTCATCCTAGTGGCTCATTGTTGGTCCAGGAGAACTTGGTTGCAGGCTCTGTCTGTGGCTTTACCATAAGTTCTCCATCTGAAGAGGGACTTTCTTATTCAGGGTTTCATACTGCATCAACATCTGCAGCAGTTACACGTAATGGCCCAGAATTTGGAAGGTTGATCTAGGAGAGGCCTGTCTGAGTACTTGCCACCCTCTTagcctgtaaaaaaaagttgacctGTAATATCTATTTAAAGGTCTGGAGGGCTTCTACTAGATTTGTGAGGAATGATCCAGATCCCTTGAAGGCCCCTAACATTACCCTTATCTTTGATTTTCTCCAGGCTAGCTTGGATAAAACTCAGTCTGGCTCCTGTTTTTCAACACGGCAGAAAAAAATAGGAGCATGCATATTTTTTGTGTCCTTTTGCATCCGATTTAATGAtaaatctgcc
The nucleotide sequence above comes from Rhinoderma darwinii isolate aRhiDar2 chromosome 11, aRhiDar2.hap1, whole genome shotgun sequence. Encoded proteins:
- the LOC142663078 gene encoding LOW QUALITY PROTEIN: uncharacterized protein LOC142663078 (The sequence of the model RefSeq protein was modified relative to this genomic sequence to represent the inferred CDS: inserted 1 base in 1 codon; substituted 1 base at 1 genomic stop codon), with the translated sequence MVLYLTDPRRKEKESKKMANRMLNLTLEIVYLVTGEDYTVVKKISGEKPSSKFCMSGGWGETQNPITMPPPYSLLHERNNEQKILDLTNEIIALLTGEVPVRYRDVAVYFTMEEWEYIEGHKDLFKDVMMEDHRPLAPPGKRDLYKDVMMEDHRPLAPPDESSKRNTTERCPSPLYSQDCPEENQNVLWSPGDAAEGEDFTDIKLEDIEIEEIYVTGDQPCKEEEIPSDISPGDFLSPHLLQTTSGEHAVIENLPSVLHRKELPSDPCYYEEPSPDLSWIFKETDLSFSMHKRLHERPFSCEYCGKGFFKNSDLVRHQRVHTGEKPYSCSECGKSFIQKSTLVQHQRIHTGEKPYSCTECGRSFTQKAALLEHRKIHTGEKPYSCLECGKSFVQKLNLVQHLRIHTGEKPFSCSECGKCFIRKSDLIRHQRVHTGERPYSCLECGKTFTKKSDLLNHQRTHTGEKPFSCLECGRCFTQKSYLISHFRTHTGEKPFSCLECGKCFTQKSSLVSHQRTHMNEKLFSCLLCGQCFSNISHFIDHQRIHMEETSLNXNASVLKMLFWWWLDSPPPPHVTDHLTVTSSKVLQPVGSGDTDKILHEIMVLFLTDPPWMDENRNTMVERILKLTLEIIYLVTGEDYTVIRKTSDKYVTPKNQPHVSRCCSKTQSPIIVPPPHSVIHERNNKKILELTNKITELLTGEVPVRYRDVAVYFTMEEWEYLEGHKDQYKDVMIDNHHPLSSTVIVFCFFTDRPSKRNSSERCPNSICPQDYPENHQGKNLTDTKADTKLIIEEETNTWGDPLCKEEEVPKDIIPDVYFKRNTPEERPNPLYSRDSSGENNIAWDQAKDLTNIKVVVGEEQTYVRDHPSCKEDKISIDICPDDNSSIWESQLLISPNCKVEENDITLDIYGEHFITTDIPSVLYSKGPSSDRYSHENSSAELFEISKQSMGHKEVKIFPCPECGKQFKKKSNLSMHKRIHSDERPFSCLDCGKCFTQKSDLVTHQRIHTGEKPFSCMECGKCFTQKSALLEHQRIHTGEKPYSCSECGKCFTQKSVLVKHQRTHTGEKPFLCFICGKSFTQKSILVQHQRTHTGEKPYSCSECGKCFNNKSGLITHERTHTGEKPFPCSECGKCFKKKSNLNKHERIHRDEKPFSCSHCGKSFTEKSQLNKHLRIHTGEKPFSCSECGKRFTQKSHLMNHYRVHTGNXLSSKCGFFTNNIRMM